From the genome of Lepidochelys kempii isolate rLepKem1 chromosome 17, rLepKem1.hap2, whole genome shotgun sequence, one region includes:
- the LOC140899538 gene encoding uncharacterized protein isoform X1, with product MKKRGKLQVTMMESQNRKRAPAWTEREVRDLIAVWGEESVLSELRSSFRNAKTFVKISQGMKDRGHNRDPKQCHVKLKELRQAYQKTRGANGSSGSAPQTCRFYDELHAILGGSATITPAMLFDSFNGDGGNMEAGLGDEEDDDDDDDEIVDSSQQASGETGFPDSQELFLTLDLEPVPPKPTQGCLLDPAGGEGTSAACVSMITGSSPSQRLVEIRKKKKRARDEMFSELMLSSHTDRAQTNAWRQIMSECRKAQNDREERWRAEESKWRAEDRAEAQMWRHCDERS from the exons ATGAAAAAG cgtggcaagctgcaggtgaccatgatggagtcccagaatcgcaaaagagctccagcatggactgaacgggaggtacgggatctgatcgctgtatggggagaggaatccgtgctatcagaactccgttccagttttcgaaatgccaaaacctttgtcaaaatctcccagggcatgaaggacagaggccataacagggatccgaagcagtgtcacgtgaaacttaaggagctgaggcaagcctaccagaaaaccagaggggcgaacggcagCTCCGGGTCAgcgccccaaacatgccgcttctatgatgagctgcatgccattttagggggttcagccaccattaccccagccatgttgtttgactccttcaatggagatggaggcaacatggaagcaggtttgggggacgaagaagatgatgatgatgatgatgatgagattgtagatagctcacagcaagcaagcggagaaactggttttcccgacagccaggaactgtttctcaccctggacctggagccagtacctcccaaacccacccaaggctgcctcctggacccggcaggcggagaagggacctctg ctgcatgtgtttcaatgatcacaggatcttctccttcccagaggctagtggagattagaaagaaaaaaaaacgcgctcgtgatgaaatgttctctgagctcatgctgtcctcccacactgacagagcacagacgaatgcatggaggcaaataatgtcagagtgcaggaaagcacaaaatgaccgggaggagaggtggcgagctgaagagagtaagtggcgggctgaagacagggctgaagctcaaatgtggcggcattGTGATGAGAGGAgttag
- the LOC140899538 gene encoding uncharacterized protein isoform X3: MKKGMKDRGHNRDPKQCHVKLKELRQAYQKTRGANGSSGSAPQTCRFYDELHAILGGSATITPAMLFDSFNGDGGNMEAGLGDEEDDDDDDDEIVDSSQQASGETGFPDSQELFLTLDLEPVPPKPTQGCLLDPAGGEGTSAACVSMITGSSPSQRLVEIRKKKKRARDEMFSELMLSSHTDRAQTNAWRQIMSECRKAQNDREERWRAEESKWRAEDRAEAQMWRHCDERS, from the exons ATGAAAAAG ggcatgaaggacagaggccataacagggatccgaagcagtgtcacgtgaaacttaaggagctgaggcaagcctaccagaaaaccagaggggcgaacggcagCTCCGGGTCAgcgccccaaacatgccgcttctatgatgagctgcatgccattttagggggttcagccaccattaccccagccatgttgtttgactccttcaatggagatggaggcaacatggaagcaggtttgggggacgaagaagatgatgatgatgatgatgatgagattgtagatagctcacagcaagcaagcggagaaactggttttcccgacagccaggaactgtttctcaccctggacctggagccagtacctcccaaacccacccaaggctgcctcctggacccggcaggcggagaagggacctctg ctgcatgtgtttcaatgatcacaggatcttctccttcccagaggctagtggagattagaaagaaaaaaaaacgcgctcgtgatgaaatgttctctgagctcatgctgtcctcccacactgacagagcacagacgaatgcatggaggcaaataatgtcagagtgcaggaaagcacaaaatgaccgggaggagaggtggcgagctgaagagagtaagtggcgggctgaagacagggctgaagctcaaatgtggcggcattGTGATGAGAGGAgttag
- the LOC140899538 gene encoding uncharacterized protein isoform X2: MKKRGKLQVTMMESQNRKRAPAWTEREGMKDRGHNRDPKQCHVKLKELRQAYQKTRGANGSSGSAPQTCRFYDELHAILGGSATITPAMLFDSFNGDGGNMEAGLGDEEDDDDDDDEIVDSSQQASGETGFPDSQELFLTLDLEPVPPKPTQGCLLDPAGGEGTSAACVSMITGSSPSQRLVEIRKKKKRARDEMFSELMLSSHTDRAQTNAWRQIMSECRKAQNDREERWRAEESKWRAEDRAEAQMWRHCDERS, translated from the exons ATGAAAAAG cgtggcaagctgcaggtgaccatgatggagtcccagaatcgcaaaagagctccagcatggactgaacgggag ggcatgaaggacagaggccataacagggatccgaagcagtgtcacgtgaaacttaaggagctgaggcaagcctaccagaaaaccagaggggcgaacggcagCTCCGGGTCAgcgccccaaacatgccgcttctatgatgagctgcatgccattttagggggttcagccaccattaccccagccatgttgtttgactccttcaatggagatggaggcaacatggaagcaggtttgggggacgaagaagatgatgatgatgatgatgatgagattgtagatagctcacagcaagcaagcggagaaactggttttcccgacagccaggaactgtttctcaccctggacctggagccagtacctcccaaacccacccaaggctgcctcctggacccggcaggcggagaagggacctctg ctgcatgtgtttcaatgatcacaggatcttctccttcccagaggctagtggagattagaaagaaaaaaaaacgcgctcgtgatgaaatgttctctgagctcatgctgtcctcccacactgacagagcacagacgaatgcatggaggcaaataatgtcagagtgcaggaaagcacaaaatgaccgggaggagaggtggcgagctgaagagagtaagtggcgggctgaagacagggctgaagctcaaatgtggcggcattGTGATGAGAGGAgttag